A region of the Arachis hypogaea cultivar Tifrunner chromosome 15, arahy.Tifrunner.gnm2.J5K5, whole genome shotgun sequence genome:
tttatactcaattaagaggttgcgaattcgagtctcttatctttggtaaaaaaaaagttaattatttatttattatccattatatattattaattttataactaaaatatgtcacatatcactttctcattgcaattaaaattcaatcttttcttctaaaattaaagCGTTCTCTCTTCTCCaaagattcaattatttaaaaaaattaattttttttggaagagatataaaattaagtaatagttattaattacaatattagtattttttttcaaattatatataataaatatttaaagaaagaaatataaaaatatatattagaaaaataaatggtaaaaatttgaaactaaaaaaataaaaaatatatataataataatgacaacaacaacatattttttatgtaaataatattacagaatttttttaattataaatttaatgtattttttataattttatgaatttatttgaattatattattttattaatttaattttttgtaaaatataaatgtagagagaaatagagaatgagagagaaaagagagaaaaataaagaagaaggagagagagagtttgttaatttttgaaaaaaaatattttattttagctgTAATGAAAGAATATCttgtgacatattttgatttgtcaaattaataatataaaatataaatgataagttatatataaattggaaggatagagagaaatagagaaggaGAGGTAGATAAGAGGATGAAAGAAGgaagtttattaatttttgaaaaaaatattttatctcaattttaatgagaaaatatcatataatatattttggttgttaaattagtaatataatagaattatattttaattttaatatttaaattttaattttaattagaaaatgtgATATTGcatattttaattgtcaaatttgtaaattgtaattagtcattgataatgatatataagaaaAATAGAGTGGGTGAAGAAATAAGAGAgatagaaaaggaaaagagaagaggaaataacactctaattttgaaaaaaaagattaaatttcaATTGCAATAAAAGAGTGACATGTAACACAGTTTAGttgtaaaattataatatataataaataatagataatagattaataattaaaGAGTTTTTATTGACCCAACATTATTGTAATGAGTTTTCAGTTTTTGTTGTTACTCACTCAAAAAATACtaatagaattttttttcatataaaaaaccCATACAATATACACATAATTTTagtcaacttattttttattttatgtcatTTCTAGTATATAACTTCACTAACAACCTATAAGTTACTCTTTACATTCTTCACATATCATGTATTTATAGGTTAGTCATATCTTAGCTGTTTTTAGCTACTATAACCTTGGCCATTAGAGATCTCCCTATAatataatacatacatatatcagttaaaaaaaagtataggatacCAATATACTATCTGTCAATTTGTTGCCAAtaacaattaattattatattttaattataagaagAGTGTTAgggaccagcaacttttgtaatttgtagccatcaagtagttattaataatgtttttaatggtgtgagatttcatccaataatgtgagattattcacttttcttttgctggtagaatttaataaagttgctgacTCCCAAGATTTTTTCTAATTACAATTAGCATTGATATGTATAAAAAAACACATTCACAAAGACATTTTCATTAGAcatagttataaaaaaaatatttttattaaacacgTTTACAAAaatacttctattaaacacaattataaacaAGAGTTAACAGAAGTTGGTAAAATCCTTATTAGTTAAGTAGCGGGATTGTACTAGTTAATAATAATGTATCCATCTTCAACACTGGTGATCACCATGACAAGAAGCTGCTTTTATTATTAGACTGATAAAGCATGAAGGCTCTacatcatatatatatgtatctatgAAGACTGAAGAAACAATAATAGACACTAGATAACTAATTTTCTTTaggaaataaaacaaaataaaacagcatGCAAATGGGAAACAAAAAATTATCACAACAGAACACAGAATGCTGACATATATGATAATGAGACATGCATAAACTTGGATTCCAGTGtacagggtttagggtttttccTAATAAATAAACAGCACATAACACCAAAATAATAGTTGGAAGGAGAACCCGCTCAATGCGACTCTGCCTGCACCTCCTTCATCTGCTCCGGCTGTTGCTGCAACCATTGGAAAAAGAAAAGCATATATAGTTTTATGACTGTGTGATGAGTTCACTTCCTAACTGTGATGacgacaaaacaaaattatataaacccatctttatAATATAACAATTTATGAAAGGATGcttagctttatatatatatacacgcatGCATGTGATTATTTTATCTATAAACCctgtttcttaattttatatctcccttcttatttttattttttattttgtcatgTTGTAGTGAATTAGATCCCTTATTATTAAACCGGATAATTTTAATGTTTGTTTGAACAAAGTAAATATGATAATAACTACAATTGGTTCAAAAAGTCCTCAGACTATATCTTTCATAAACACATTAATATCAAATAATTGAAAAATGGGTTCAATAATTCCTAACGATTATACAGATTAAACATTTTGGTCGGTAATAGGCAGGGCAGAACTAGATTGAATTTGAGGGAGGtgccaaaaactaattttttaatagaaaaaaagtaaaatatttttttattaaaatattattcgtatactaaaatcagttactaaaattagttataaatacatatgtatgtgatttaatttatttttaatgtgtatttatattctaatatatattttatactaatgtttaactttgatgattaattttaatgtacatataacataatcttaaaatttttaagagaaattaaactaaaatttatatctaatttataaaaaaaaatatgtttgggGGGTGACACCCCTTTTGTTGCATAAGGCTCAGCCCCTACTAATAGGTACTATTAGATATGGTATTGACTCACAACTTATATATATAGAATCTAATgcagtgaaaaaaaatgaacACCAAATACCCTCAAATGTCATCATCTTCTAAAAGCACAGTTtgcatataaataaatataagagaaaaaaaaacagagagagGAAATATACAGTTTAATTTATCTTCGCATTCAACTCTAACCTTTGAGAAGATGCAATGCAAGAACCAAGTACTATATGACTAAGCATTCTTTTCTATTAGACCAATGCAAATGATGCAtcaaaaaattaaactattattaCCTTTGGGCTTCACCGACACTGAAGGAGGCGGAGCTGAAAGAGCGTCTGAaaaataaagtatttattagaaaaataatccTTAAACAAACTATAATATGGGCCTTACAAAGATGAGGAGATTGTTACATACATGATGGTGACTTATATAGTACCTTGGCACAAGGAGACGCTAAGATTGAGGTTACAAGAGCGGACAAATCGGATAGTTTGAGTGGTGTTGGAACCAAAACTCTCAAGGAATGCAGGCGTTAATACAATCTGGCAGAGGCACGCAAGCTGTGTTTGGAATACGTTTTTGAGAGGGTTGCAGCAAGCATTGGGTGGCTTCTTGGAGTTCTTATACTCCACGCATGGTACTAGCTCTGTAGCACAAGCTGGATATGCATTAGTCTGCGCCTCGCCAAACGTAACTACTATCATCAACACCACcgctatcatcatcatcatcatcaacctatAGCTATCCATTTTTTAACTCTCTTTagatctcttctttttcttttgcttgttcttTCGTTCCCGCTTCACCCTTTATATATAGTTCGTTTTGCTATCCATGATACTCAGTCATTGGTTAGTTTGTCAATAGAACtacattataaatatttaattctttattttatacGAGAGGCTGCCAATGTTcaaatgaattaaataaataaataggggagGTCTTGTTCTGACGTGCGGACTAGCTAGAAAAGAAAATTCGTGTGTCACAAAATATATGTATCACTATCTTGAAACTTGTTTGATATGAAAATATATGATCTCTGGCTAATTGTTGAGAGGAATGGGAACCATTACCGATTTCGTGAGGTCATGCCCGTGCAAATCgaataattaaaactaaataataaaaattgccCATTGCTGTTAAGTTGACTGCACAAGTTTAGGGGGGCATGtttaatgaaaattaaataataaaaattacccaTGCGGAACCTAGCCATTACCTGGCCTAGATACTGCATATACCAGACCTTTATAGCTCTCTAAAACTTTCCCAAAAAGACTTTTAACACTCGAAATCGTTTTAACTAGAACAAGACCCGTTacgcgaatatatatatatatatatattctcatatatatatatatatatatatatatatatatatatattattttttatttatatggatttttttattgttattattatttttttatacggaatattttttttgttttgtattaatgattctattaattttattagaatacGTAAGAGCactgaaaatactaaaaaaatattaaaatttatttatatatttaaaataaaattataagataatataaaataattatttaaattcatgtttttttctgtaattttttatctaaaagtgattttgaataatgtaatccaaacaatatttaatttattataatccattttaaataaaaattaccaaacataaactaTATTAACTCCCTTTTGATCAAaatgaattttataaaatcaattttatacaaatttctattTACGAAcgttaatccaaacacacactaactTGTCAGGATACTATAAAAAACTAACCAAAAAaatgattaataaatattataaaaataattttaaatacataaatatgaACAcagatgataaataattttttgaaaagtatatttttgaaaGTATGAAAgtttaattacataaaaatatcAATGGTAAACCTTTCAAGATTATATGCAAGATAGTTATTTGTATAATCTCTAGagtagttatcctttactaatttatgtttcaaaaattaaaacttttttttatctatattatcaaaataatttgtattttttattgaatatgattaaaacataaatattaaaataaaataacattaaataattactttaacttgaatcaataaaaaaaataaacgttATAAAAACTAAACATAAGTTATAATTTTATCTAACATTATTATTATAGTTATTTGTGTGTTCTACTATAATACTATTcaagaaaatgcaaaaaaaaaaaatattgaattattaGACATAAAATTGATTGTGATAGTCTAAATTAGTAATAATATTTCTTTCTTATAAAACAAACGGTATAAAAGTAGCTTGACATCTGTTAACTATAGTATaaacttttcattggtttttattttgTGAAACAATCTAGCACACCTATCTCtcatcaattatttttaaaaaatgtgattgtAAAAACAAATGAATAACTAACTTATTTCATGTTTTTctaaaaaagaataaagatattttaatctaaaatttaagattcaatatatgtgatattttttttactaaaaataggaAGACCTGCGACCTTTTAGATGAGTATgaaaagattatgtcatttgagttataactcattagttaatatatatgatgctttacataaaaaaaattgttaattattatgaaaatcgttataaaaatatgaattgaataataaataaaacatttaacATTACTAAAAGGAGATTTTAATTGCAAGAGTTATCTTACTACTTATTATGAAAACAGTTATAAGAATTAacattgagattttaaaaaatatatttaattttataatagaatTACATCTAGGGTATGTGTTAATTGCCTCTAATTTAATTAGGTAATCCTAATTTGATTCTATTACTGACGGAAAtcatgatttgattcaaattttaaattgaaaattactcaaaattaattaattacctctaatttaattctaattttaatttaaccccattatatatattgtataaaATATACATTGGCTTCTCGTACTTTTCCAAATCGAATATATCCAGGAAGAAGGTGGGACTGAAATAATGGTATTTTAATTTCCTGGAATCAAAGTATCAAACttatttgaaaatagttttttaaaCTTTAAACCAAATATGGAAATATGATATTCCcatcttaaaatttttggaaattatttataattttcctAACCACACACACCCCTATATTAATATACTAATATGAAAAATTTCTGCCaacgagttataattcaaataacaTAGTTTTTCATACCCACCTAGAAATCGTGAGTtcgaatttttggaaaaaaaattatggCAAAATTCTAAGAaatctatatattattatttgaaatataTAATTACTTTTGTatcgatttttatataaataaataaataaataaaatagatagatatatagattttaatcaaattcgtttaaaaaaaagaaatttggaTTTATTACTTATAAGTTCATAATGTTTACAAgccaaataaatttttattttataagtattgttaaaaaaattgatttcctaAGCAAATGAATCTAATTCCGGatatttcaattttcaaacttaCTCTATTAGATATtctaagcttttttttttttttttaacttactcTAATAGATATtctaagctttttttttttttgtgtatcttTCATTGGTCCATATATTTATACATGTGCTAGTATGTAATATGAAATGACCCAGCCCATAGCAGAAAGAACCCAATTAGACAATTACCAATTTACGAGATGAACGAAGgtcttttttttgtagtgtcgTTTTTGTATGGGGTGAACAGGGTAGTAATTCTAATAGGGAAAACCGGAAAAGGTCCTGGTAGATAGTGGGTAAGACTTAAGAGCTAGGAGAAGAGTTATGTTCTTCCTGGTTTGGGTTTTTCGGGTCGGTCTCTCCGACCCGTGATCCATAAAAAAAAGACAATTACCAATTTACTATGATACCCTTTCCTAATCCATGATTTGAGAGTTGCAACTGGGAAGAAGGGATAATACAGATTGCAGAGCGAGTGTGCTTGGGAAAGAAGGGGATAAGAATGGCAGCCCTTAGCTTTGGCATGGCCACCACTGCTTGGAATCATGGCACTAATACTCATACTCATACTCGTCCTCGAACTCATACTCGCACGCCCACAATTCGATGTATTGGCTGGGTAACTATTCTCTTCCATTTATTGCTTTTTGTTGTAACTTGCAAGTGCCAAGCTTATCTGCTGTTTTGTGGGAAGAAAGGACCCTGAAGGCATCCTTGGGGCACCGCAAACTGGCCACATAGCCAGACTGGAGTTCAAGAGGCGCCTCGAGAGAGATGCCGACGCTCGCGAAGCATTTGACCGTCAGGTCCGTGAAGAGAAACAGCGTCGCCAAGAACTTCGTCAGGTACTCTAATCCTAACTTCATTCccccaatcttcttttcttttctttttttttttttttttttttaatcatttgtTGTTTGTGAACACCTAGTCTCGCATTCCTCCTGACAATCCACAAGAACTAATTGAATACTTACTTGACACGGAAGCTCAGGACATTGAATTCGAGATTGCAAGAATGAGACCCCGGTACAATTTCACAATTTCATTCATCTACATTTCTTGGTTTAGCACATCTGACCTTAATTCACTTTTGTAGATTGAACGAAGAATTCTTTTCGCAACTTAAATCGGAGTTAGGACAGCTTCGATTCGCTGTTAACAAAACTGAGGTTCTCATCTTCTCTTACTTGTATGTTTGTTTGGACGAGCTCGTCAGCTTATTTTACTGTGAGCAGCATTTTCACAGGCCACAGAGGACAGGTTGATTGAGCTGGAGGCTCTGGAGAAAGCCATTCAGGAAGGAATAGGTTTgttactttttcttttgcttgttgtGTTGTAGTAACTGCACAAGAGAACAGAGCAATGATGTATAATAATGTTACAGATGCATATGATAAGATGCAAGGTGAGCTTATAAAAGCCAGAGAAAGCCTAACCAAAATTTTGACTTCTAAGGATGTCAAAGCAACTGTATGTATTCTTCGCCATCGTTCACTTAGTTGTACTTTTGTTATCCGAGTTGAACTTGTCAATCTAACTTttactttttcttcaatgcaacATCAGTTGCTGCAGATGGTTGAGAGCAGTGAAATTAACAGATCTCTGTTGGCACTTCTTGATGAAAACATAGCCGATGCACATAGGAGTAACCAAGTAAATATATACCAATTGTGTCTCTGAAGAATAATGCTTGTTTTGACATAACATGTTTCCATGTTATTTTGTTGCAGAAACAAGCTGCAGAATATATGGAGAAGCTTCGCGGGGCTCTACTCAAGTACATTACAGTTTAGTGTGCATATCTTTTTTTGTGTTACAAATCCGTGGAAAATATTTGTTGTTGATAATTGTAGTATTTTATTATACAAAAGAATTGTGTTGTAGCAGATTTCTCTAATGGGATATGGTATCAAACAATTGTCAATTTTGAATTACAACTACGGTTGGGTTCTCGTAGTTGATCAAGTATGAAATCTAATTTGAAAACCACTTATGTACTTCATGCTCAAAATCTTCTCGCAATGAATTTCCCTTAATTACTATCAATTTTTTTACTTTGGTTATAGCAACTAGCCAACTACACCATTTTCGTCAGAACAAGTAGACTTCATATAGCAATGTTACCATATTGACTGAATAGGCCAAGTGTGCTGATTTCGTTGAAACCCATTGTAATAGGTTTGTGAACTGGATAAATGTTAATAGAGAAACTTCATTGACAAATAAATAACAAGATTTATGTTATAATAAGGGTAGGCATAA
Encoded here:
- the LOC112746898 gene encoding non-specific lipid transfer protein GPI-anchored 7-like, with product MDSYRLMMMMMIAVVLMIVVTFGEAQTNAYPACATELVPCVEYKNSKKPPNACCNPLKNVFQTQLACLCQIVLTPAFLESFGSNTTQTIRFVRSCNLNLSVSLCQDALSAPPPSVSVKPKATAGADEGGAGRVALSGFSFQLLFWCYVLFIY
- the LOC112749595 gene encoding uncharacterized protein, with the protein product MAALSFGMATTAWNHGTNTHTHTRPRTHTRTPTIRCIGWDPEGILGAPQTGHIARLEFKRRLERDADAREAFDRQVREEKQRRQELRQSRIPPDNPQELIEYLLDTEAQDIEFEIARMRPRLNEEFFSQLKSELGQLRFAVNKTEATEDRLIELEALEKAIQEGIDAYDKMQGELIKARESLTKILTSKDVKATLLQMVESSEINRSLLALLDENIADAHRSNQKQAAEYMEKLRGALLKYITV